A region of Myxococcus stipitatus DSM 14675 DNA encodes the following proteins:
- a CDS encoding serine hydrolase domain-containing protein, with protein sequence MGQRWMYVRVVLAMALVLGVSPALAAGKKESIDKLASKYLEYRQFNGTVLVADDRGVILKKAYGMANFEWRIPAAPDTKFRLGSITKQFTSMAIMQLVAEGKLRLDDPLSKLLPEYRQDTGARITLTHLLNHTSGIPSFTNRPDFDSKIARNPIPSAELIKQYASGDLEFEPGTKYAYNNSGYYLLGAIIERVTGKSYAQALQERIFDPLGMKSTGYDVSAEVIAKRASGYESTPDGIRNAPYIDMGIPAGAGALYSTVEDLYLWDRALATDTLLPAEHKQRMFTPGLEGYAFGWQHHDLKLDDGKTGIKLVGHGGGIEGFVTLLLRSPDTKEVVILLSNNSRSNIDGLATGIWSILQGVKPTPARRSITEPMVAALAKGTIGDAITTYRTLKATKPEEYKLTPGELNRFGYQLMAKKQLAEAIEIFKLNVEMFPKDGNVHDSLGEAYLARGDKALAIDSYRRSLEFDPKNANAVRVLKELEQPAPKTP encoded by the coding sequence ATGGGCCAGAGGTGGATGTACGTTCGGGTCGTGTTGGCGATGGCGCTGGTGCTCGGGGTCTCCCCGGCCCTGGCGGCGGGCAAGAAGGAGTCGATTGACAAGCTCGCGTCCAAGTACCTCGAGTACCGCCAGTTCAACGGCACGGTGCTCGTCGCGGACGACCGGGGCGTCATCCTGAAGAAGGCCTACGGGATGGCGAACTTCGAGTGGCGGATTCCCGCCGCCCCGGACACGAAGTTCCGCCTGGGCTCCATCACCAAGCAGTTCACGTCCATGGCCATCATGCAGTTGGTGGCGGAGGGCAAGCTGCGGCTGGACGACCCGCTGAGCAAGCTGCTTCCTGAGTACCGCCAGGACACGGGCGCGCGCATCACGCTGACGCACCTCTTGAACCACACCTCCGGCATCCCGAGCTTCACGAATCGCCCGGACTTCGACTCGAAGATTGCTCGCAATCCCATCCCCTCCGCGGAGCTCATCAAGCAGTACGCCAGCGGCGACCTCGAGTTCGAGCCGGGGACGAAGTACGCCTACAACAACTCGGGTTACTACCTGCTGGGCGCCATCATCGAGCGGGTGACGGGCAAGTCGTACGCGCAAGCGCTCCAGGAGCGCATCTTCGACCCGCTGGGGATGAAGAGCACGGGGTACGACGTGAGCGCGGAGGTCATCGCGAAGCGCGCGAGCGGCTACGAGTCCACGCCCGACGGGATTCGCAATGCCCCGTATATCGACATGGGCATTCCGGCCGGGGCCGGGGCGCTGTACTCGACGGTGGAGGACCTCTACCTGTGGGACCGGGCGCTCGCCACGGACACGCTCCTTCCGGCGGAGCACAAGCAGCGGATGTTCACCCCGGGCCTGGAGGGCTATGCGTTCGGGTGGCAGCACCACGACCTGAAGCTGGACGACGGCAAGACGGGCATCAAGCTCGTGGGACATGGCGGCGGAATCGAGGGCTTCGTCACGCTCCTCCTGCGTTCGCCGGACACGAAGGAGGTCGTCATCCTCCTGTCGAACAACTCCCGGTCCAACATCGATGGGCTGGCGACGGGCATCTGGAGCATCCTCCAGGGCGTCAAGCCGACTCCGGCGCGCAGGTCCATCACCGAGCCCATGGTCGCGGCGCTCGCGAAGGGGACCATCGGCGATGCCATCACCACGTACCGCACGCTCAAGGCGACGAAGCCGGAGGAGTACAAGCTCACGCCGGGCGAGCTGAACCGCTTCGGCTATCAGCTCATGGCGAAGAAGCAGCTCGCGGAGGCCATCGAGATCTTCAAGCTCAACGTGGAGATGTTCCCCAAGGATGGGAATGTCCACGACAGCCTGGGCGAGGCGTACCTGGCTCGAGGGGACAAGGCGCTGGCCATCGACAGCTATCGCCGCTCGTTGGAGTTCGACCCGAAGAACGCCAACGCCGTGCGAGTCCTCAAGGAGTTGGAGCAGCCCGCGCCGAAGACGCCCTGA
- a CDS encoding cytochrome c-type biogenesis protein, whose amino-acid sequence MTAALLSLTLAFGLVTGQFAPQQAASDPLAPELEARVQKLGKTLRCAVCQGLSITDSPSSMARAQLDMVRELVSEGKSDPEVVEFFVARYGEWVLLEPKAEGFNWFVWLGPVALLVVGGFVIWRQLQHAPPTEPTAAQAPPSAPPTGPSAADDADPYLQAVRRELER is encoded by the coding sequence ATGACCGCTGCCCTGCTGTCCCTGACCCTCGCCTTCGGCCTCGTCACCGGCCAGTTCGCGCCCCAGCAGGCCGCGAGCGATCCGCTCGCCCCGGAGCTGGAGGCGCGCGTGCAGAAGCTCGGCAAGACGCTGCGCTGCGCCGTCTGCCAGGGCCTCTCCATCACCGACAGCCCCTCCTCCATGGCCCGAGCCCAGCTCGACATGGTCCGGGAGCTCGTCTCCGAGGGGAAGAGCGACCCCGAGGTCGTCGAGTTCTTCGTCGCCCGCTACGGCGAGTGGGTCCTCCTGGAGCCCAAGGCGGAGGGCTTCAACTGGTTCGTCTGGCTGGGCCCCGTCGCCCTCCTCGTCGTCGGCGGCTTCGTCATCTGGCGACAGCTCCAGCACGCCCCTCCCACCGAGCCCACCGCCGCCCAGGCCCCCCCTTCCGCCCCTCCCACGGGCCCCTCCGCGGCGGATGACGCCGACCCCTACCTCCAGGCCGTGCGCCGGGAGCTGGAGCGCTAA
- a CDS encoding tetratricopeptide repeat protein, protein MQPQPTNWLPGIIVLAVAFVAAAAWLLFMRRRGALATPEPKDGVLDDLTQRAQSLIDQLRTLEADKHNLAPEQYAAEKSRLEREAAGALRAKDEHLKRKAASADAPARPVQAPAPTGWSARNPQLSGALWGAGIVLFFGGLGYLLVSEQQTRADGQEATGRMPPGAAAQQQQQQGAMQMQEEAELTEARARLEANPSDLESASLLSHELIRRQQFEEAALVTAKALAVDPFHVELRVHRGVLRATRGDLEGAEAELTELVNTWPDAQEALIFLGSLALRREDKVKALEHFERFSVEVPRTMQPPQLGPAIAQLRAEIANVP, encoded by the coding sequence ATGCAGCCACAGCCCACCAACTGGCTCCCCGGAATCATCGTCCTCGCCGTCGCCTTCGTCGCCGCGGCGGCCTGGCTCCTCTTCATGCGCCGTCGGGGCGCGCTCGCCACCCCCGAGCCCAAGGACGGCGTGCTCGACGACCTCACCCAGCGCGCCCAGTCGCTCATCGACCAGCTCCGCACGCTCGAGGCCGACAAGCACAACCTCGCCCCCGAGCAGTACGCCGCCGAGAAGTCCCGCCTGGAGCGCGAGGCCGCCGGCGCCCTTCGCGCCAAGGACGAGCACCTGAAGCGCAAGGCCGCCAGCGCCGACGCCCCCGCCCGCCCGGTCCAGGCCCCCGCCCCCACCGGCTGGTCCGCTCGCAATCCCCAGCTCTCGGGCGCGCTCTGGGGAGCGGGCATCGTCCTGTTCTTCGGCGGCCTGGGCTACCTGCTCGTCTCCGAGCAGCAGACGCGCGCCGATGGCCAGGAGGCCACCGGCCGCATGCCCCCCGGCGCCGCCGCGCAGCAGCAGCAGCAACAGGGCGCCATGCAGATGCAGGAGGAGGCGGAGCTCACCGAGGCCCGCGCGCGCCTGGAGGCCAACCCCTCCGACCTGGAGTCGGCGTCCCTGCTCAGCCACGAGCTCATCCGCCGCCAGCAGTTCGAGGAGGCCGCGCTCGTCACGGCCAAGGCCCTGGCCGTGGACCCGTTCCACGTCGAGCTGCGCGTCCACCGCGGCGTCCTGCGCGCCACGCGCGGAGACCTGGAGGGCGCCGAGGCCGAGCTGACCGAGCTGGTCAACACCTGGCCCGATGCCCAGGAGGCCCTCATCTTCCTCGGCAGCCTCGCGCTGCGTCGCGAGGACAAGGTCAAGGCGCTGGAGCACTTCGAGCGCTTCTCCGTCGAGGTGCCTCGCACCATGCAGCCCCCCCAGCTCGGACCGGCCATCGCCCAGCTCCGCGCTGAAATCGCCAACGTCCCCTGA
- a CDS encoding G8 domain-containing protein, whose translation MHRQRLLFPALAATLAVCLMTGVGCGDDNKPSSPATETDAGGGTPDAGGGTPDSGSGIPDAGGGVPDGGHPPMGDRCGQEPSQATRSFCDPATWGGQAPTASSALKVSGEVVMDCDAEVRTLEIPASATLRASRERSSKLTLHGNLVVRGTLDYGSPGSRVCGPTAEIVFKGMDDTKFVGTPDQGPEGNVQGKPKMLPLTMVDSDYGVWVMGSGRVTAAGRLKHAWSKLTDGTGPADATFTVMEATGWEANDKIVLTPTARSSVPNHFLQFDEGTISSVDEATGRVTLKAAPKFDHEGCPSCVRRGEAINLSRNVVIRSFDTSAHAHMIVGEKGRLELDSVELRALGPYKACTGGEPQRRAPIYFHQQLDDSRGSYVRHTSIWGGKNQFLAIEASHGVHVFDIAGYDTTGDGFTMKFDSHACGTRCERDYAPADTVFRHVLAAKVAIPQRVAGCATIGSVSAILPGGGENTGCDDCSVSGNAYNGGTFGNEAALFFGEMGTGRPSSVVFKNSVAHNNAGHGVSNWQNSEKTQPPYDNIQAWSNTGNGIHHGAYTNGYEYINLTAQDNGEADFAVIAIQSDATRARLENALLDGFRTLPYFLVPTLPVVIKNAKFTGVRNPAITQVQDACSGGNENDPNDGTCIRNWLHFDNPQVPKGVKPFLFANHQNKFSSWEVRDFQHADYPTLPKNFDLYRKDNQVAGGAYNADFDAWLVPR comes from the coding sequence GTGCATCGACAGAGGCTTCTCTTCCCAGCACTCGCCGCGACCCTCGCCGTCTGCCTGATGACAGGCGTGGGTTGTGGCGATGACAACAAACCTTCCTCGCCCGCTACGGAGACCGACGCGGGTGGCGGTACGCCCGACGCGGGCGGCGGCACGCCCGATTCGGGCAGCGGCATCCCGGATGCCGGTGGTGGCGTCCCTGACGGCGGGCATCCTCCCATGGGGGACCGGTGCGGCCAGGAGCCCTCGCAGGCCACGCGCTCCTTCTGCGATCCGGCGACCTGGGGTGGACAGGCGCCCACGGCGAGCTCGGCCCTCAAGGTCAGCGGCGAAGTGGTGATGGATTGTGACGCCGAGGTCCGCACCCTGGAGATTCCCGCAAGCGCCACGCTCCGTGCCTCGCGCGAGAGGAGCTCCAAGCTGACGTTGCACGGCAACCTGGTGGTCCGCGGTACGCTGGACTACGGCTCGCCCGGCAGCCGCGTCTGCGGTCCCACCGCGGAGATTGTCTTCAAGGGCATGGATGACACGAAGTTCGTGGGCACGCCCGACCAGGGCCCGGAGGGCAACGTCCAGGGCAAGCCGAAGATGCTGCCGCTCACCATGGTGGACTCGGACTACGGCGTCTGGGTGATGGGCTCGGGCAGGGTGACGGCGGCCGGACGCCTCAAGCACGCCTGGTCCAAGCTCACCGACGGCACGGGCCCCGCTGACGCCACCTTCACCGTGATGGAGGCCACGGGCTGGGAGGCGAACGACAAGATCGTCCTCACCCCCACGGCCAGGTCCAGCGTGCCCAACCACTTCCTCCAGTTCGACGAGGGCACCATCTCCTCCGTGGACGAGGCCACGGGCCGCGTGACGCTCAAGGCCGCGCCCAAGTTCGACCACGAGGGCTGCCCCAGCTGCGTGCGTCGCGGCGAGGCCATCAACCTGTCTCGCAACGTCGTCATCCGCTCGTTCGACACCAGCGCCCACGCGCACATGATTGTCGGCGAGAAGGGCCGCCTCGAACTCGACAGCGTCGAGCTGCGGGCCCTGGGGCCCTACAAGGCCTGCACCGGTGGCGAACCCCAGCGCCGCGCGCCCATCTACTTCCACCAGCAGCTCGACGACTCGCGCGGCTCGTACGTGCGCCACACCTCCATCTGGGGTGGCAAGAACCAGTTCCTCGCCATCGAGGCGAGCCATGGCGTGCACGTCTTCGACATCGCGGGCTACGACACCACGGGCGACGGCTTCACCATGAAGTTCGACTCGCATGCCTGCGGCACGCGGTGCGAGCGCGACTACGCTCCGGCGGACACCGTCTTCCGCCATGTGCTGGCCGCCAAGGTCGCCATTCCGCAGCGCGTCGCGGGCTGCGCGACGATCGGCAGCGTCTCCGCCATCCTCCCCGGCGGCGGCGAGAACACGGGCTGCGATGACTGCTCCGTCTCGGGCAATGCCTACAACGGCGGCACGTTCGGCAACGAGGCCGCGCTCTTCTTCGGAGAGATGGGCACCGGCCGCCCGTCCTCGGTCGTCTTCAAGAACAGCGTGGCGCACAACAACGCGGGCCACGGCGTCAGCAACTGGCAGAACTCCGAGAAGACGCAGCCGCCTTACGACAACATCCAGGCGTGGTCCAACACCGGCAATGGCATCCACCACGGCGCGTACACCAACGGGTACGAGTACATCAACCTCACCGCCCAGGACAACGGCGAGGCGGACTTCGCCGTCATCGCCATCCAGAGCGACGCGACCCGCGCCCGGCTGGAGAACGCCCTGTTGGATGGCTTCCGCACGCTGCCCTACTTCCTGGTGCCCACGCTGCCGGTGGTCATCAAGAACGCGAAGTTCACGGGCGTGCGCAACCCGGCCATCACCCAGGTCCAGGACGCGTGCTCCGGCGGCAACGAGAACGACCCGAACGACGGCACGTGCATCCGCAACTGGCTGCACTTCGACAACCCGCAGGTGCCCAAGGGCGTGAAGCCCTTCTTGTTCGCGAACCACCAGAACAAGTTCTCCAGCTGGGAGGTCCGCGACTTCCAGCACGCGGACTACCCGACGCTGCCGAAGAACTTCGACCTCTACCGCAAGGACAACCAGGTCGCGGGCGGCGCGTACAACGCCGACTTCGACGCCTGGCTCGTCCCCAGGTAG
- a CDS encoding GNAT family N-acetyltransferase has protein sequence MIHEDELKQGPRIGPRLDVGAVGTLSAMAGMREEWDALLDASNAGPFNAWEWLYPWCRRIAPERRPLVLTARDAAGTLMGLLPLGLETRLVMGVPVRRLGFLGESHVGSDYLDVVARRGAERAVAASFARILASLRESWDVLDLTDLREDSTTVDVLRSVFSEHDVRLSERYVCPYDVLESRGSFDAFLKRTGRRDNYLRRRKWLERQEGYRIERTESPDALAGPMTDFFRLHSARWAVDGGSQGIKGTGVESFHRDATQLLAERERLRLYTMKVGGRAVASVYGIVHGDAFIYFQSGYDPEWSHRSVGLVLVGETFKDALESGLTEYDFLRGTESYKSDWVTKQRRTVSVRVHGGSKAGRWYTRAEELARKGRNAAKQVLPGTWVEKVRRLRRRRAAVH, from the coding sequence GTGATTCACGAGGATGAGCTGAAGCAGGGGCCGCGAATCGGGCCGAGGCTGGACGTGGGCGCCGTGGGCACGCTGTCCGCGATGGCCGGGATGCGCGAGGAGTGGGACGCGCTGCTCGACGCGAGCAACGCGGGGCCCTTCAATGCGTGGGAGTGGCTGTACCCGTGGTGCCGTCGCATCGCGCCGGAGCGCAGGCCGCTGGTCCTGACGGCGCGCGACGCCGCGGGGACGCTGATGGGGCTCCTGCCGCTGGGGCTGGAGACGCGGCTGGTGATGGGGGTCCCGGTGCGGCGCCTGGGCTTCCTGGGCGAGTCCCACGTGGGCAGCGACTACCTGGACGTCGTCGCGCGGCGGGGCGCGGAGCGGGCCGTGGCGGCGTCGTTCGCTCGCATCCTCGCGTCGCTCCGGGAGTCCTGGGACGTGCTGGACCTGACGGACCTGCGCGAGGACTCCACGACGGTGGATGTGCTGCGCTCGGTCTTCTCGGAGCACGACGTCCGGCTGTCGGAGCGGTACGTGTGTCCCTATGACGTGCTGGAGTCGCGCGGGTCGTTCGACGCGTTCCTCAAGCGCACGGGGCGGCGGGACAACTACCTGCGGCGGCGCAAGTGGCTGGAGCGGCAGGAGGGCTACCGCATCGAGCGCACCGAGTCCCCGGATGCGCTGGCGGGGCCGATGACGGACTTCTTCCGGCTGCACTCGGCACGGTGGGCGGTGGATGGAGGCTCGCAGGGCATCAAGGGCACGGGCGTGGAGTCCTTCCACCGGGATGCGACGCAGTTGCTCGCCGAGCGGGAGCGGCTGCGGCTGTACACGATGAAGGTGGGCGGGCGCGCCGTGGCCTCCGTGTATGGCATTGTCCATGGGGACGCGTTCATCTATTTCCAGTCCGGTTACGACCCGGAGTGGAGCCACCGCAGCGTGGGCCTGGTGTTGGTGGGGGAGACCTTCAAGGACGCGCTGGAGTCGGGGCTCACCGAGTACGACTTCCTCCGAGGCACGGAGTCGTACAAGTCCGACTGGGTGACGAAGCAGCGGCGCACGGTCTCCGTGCGAGTGCACGGGGGCTCGAAGGCGGGGCGCTGGTACACGCGCGCGGAGGAGCTGGCGCGCAAGGGACGCAACGCGGCGAAGCAGGTGTTGCCGGGGACCTGGGTGGAGAAGGTCCGACGCCTGCGACGGCGCCGGGCGGCGGTTCACTGA
- a CDS encoding DegT/DnrJ/EryC1/StrS family aminotransferase — protein sequence MEAVTPSGRLYVPSLPTLWPGMLVSKPKPGALPPFSSPNVRYFYFARNAVWLTVKMLGLDKGEVLMPAYHHGVEVEALVDAGATPRFYRVGSRWDVDLEDVARRIGPKTKALYLTHYAGFPGPAEAMRKLADQHGLVLIEDCALSLLSSDGAVPLGTTGDVGIFCLYKTLPVPNGGALVVNGARSYSLPEPPSPPSASTFSHTVSALLQNLELRGGLVGRTLRGLVRTVGHGTVKAASIERVATGTQHFDRKHVDLGMSPLTRRIALAQDLESIVEKRRRNYFYLLGRLRDVVPPLFNQLPPGACPLFYPMVVQEKAEVLARLRAKGIDAIDFWKRFHPACDAAAFPEVAQLRRSIVEIPCHQDLSPEVMADVALVVRDAVRAERRTKKRAG from the coding sequence ATGGAAGCGGTGACTCCTTCGGGCCGGCTGTACGTGCCGTCCTTGCCGACGCTGTGGCCGGGCATGCTGGTGTCCAAGCCGAAGCCGGGGGCGCTGCCTCCGTTCTCGTCGCCCAACGTCCGGTACTTCTACTTCGCCCGGAACGCCGTCTGGCTCACGGTGAAGATGCTGGGGTTGGACAAGGGCGAGGTGCTGATGCCCGCCTACCACCACGGCGTGGAGGTGGAGGCGCTGGTGGACGCGGGCGCCACGCCGCGCTTCTACCGGGTGGGCAGCCGGTGGGACGTGGACCTGGAGGACGTGGCCCGGCGCATCGGTCCGAAGACGAAGGCGCTGTACCTGACGCACTACGCGGGCTTCCCGGGCCCGGCGGAGGCGATGCGCAAGCTGGCGGACCAGCACGGCCTGGTGCTCATCGAGGACTGCGCGCTGTCGCTCCTGTCGTCGGACGGGGCGGTGCCGCTGGGCACGACGGGGGACGTGGGCATCTTCTGTCTCTACAAGACGCTGCCGGTGCCCAATGGCGGCGCGCTGGTGGTGAACGGGGCGCGCTCGTACAGCCTGCCGGAGCCGCCGTCGCCGCCGTCCGCGTCGACCTTCAGCCATACCGTGTCCGCGCTGTTGCAGAACCTGGAGCTGCGAGGCGGGCTGGTGGGCCGGACGCTGCGCGGCCTGGTGCGCACGGTGGGGCATGGCACGGTGAAGGCGGCGAGCATCGAGCGGGTGGCCACGGGCACGCAGCACTTCGACCGCAAGCACGTGGACCTGGGGATGAGCCCGCTGACCCGGCGCATCGCGCTGGCGCAGGACCTGGAGTCCATCGTCGAGAAGCGCCGGCGCAACTACTTCTACCTGCTGGGGCGCCTCAGGGACGTGGTGCCGCCGCTGTTCAACCAGCTCCCGCCGGGGGCCTGTCCGCTCTTCTACCCGATGGTGGTGCAGGAGAAGGCGGAGGTGCTGGCGAGGCTGCGGGCGAAGGGCATCGACGCCATCGACTTCTGGAAGCGGTTCCATCCCGCGTGTGACGCGGCGGCGTTCCCAGAGGTGGCGCAGCTGCGGCGCAGCATCGTCGAGATTCCGTGTCACCAGGACCTGTCGCCCGAGGTGATGGCGGACGTGGCGCTGGTGGTGCGCGACGCGGTGCGAGCGGAGCGGCGGACGAAGAAGCGCGCGGGTTGA
- a CDS encoding GNAT family N-acetyltransferase codes for MEARQSNTGPRVIEAGDRADFMALEPEWNALVEATSNEVFYRHEFIRIWLDNFAPGARLRVLTLRDGSGRLSAALPLWEERTSMYGVPVRQLSGAANAHSCRFDALAREPDAAGAMFLSHLRQQGGWDVLRLTDVPEGGAAWRLHAAAVAARMPVGAWESLQSPYIRLPSTREQFQGALQAKFKANCRRRRRKLEEKGAVTFERVDGGLGLEGTLEEGFLLEQSGWKGERGTAMAQDSATRGFYTELARDSAYRGKLALYFLRLGGKPVAFHYGLEHGGRYFLLKPGYDEVLRECSPGQLLMEEVVGSCIDRGLREFDFLGPDMVWKRDWTDQARRHTWLYVFNDSAFGRALCAAKFRWSPVVKEAVARWKR; via the coding sequence ATGGAAGCAAGACAAAGCAACACGGGGCCTCGCGTCATCGAAGCAGGCGACCGGGCGGACTTCATGGCCCTGGAGCCGGAATGGAACGCGTTGGTGGAAGCAACCTCCAACGAGGTCTTCTACCGGCATGAGTTCATCCGCATCTGGCTGGACAACTTCGCGCCGGGGGCGCGGCTGCGGGTGCTGACGCTGAGGGATGGCTCCGGGCGGCTGAGCGCGGCGCTGCCGCTGTGGGAGGAGCGGACGTCGATGTATGGCGTTCCGGTGCGGCAGCTCTCGGGCGCGGCCAATGCCCACTCCTGTCGCTTCGATGCGCTGGCGCGGGAGCCGGACGCGGCGGGCGCCATGTTCCTGTCTCATTTGCGCCAGCAGGGCGGCTGGGACGTGCTGCGGTTGACGGACGTGCCGGAGGGGGGCGCGGCGTGGCGCCTGCACGCTGCGGCGGTGGCCGCGCGGATGCCCGTGGGCGCGTGGGAGTCACTGCAATCGCCATACATCCGGCTGCCGTCGACCCGGGAGCAGTTCCAGGGGGCGCTGCAGGCGAAGTTCAAGGCGAACTGCCGCCGGCGGCGTCGCAAGCTCGAGGAGAAGGGCGCTGTCACCTTCGAGCGGGTGGACGGCGGCCTGGGGCTGGAAGGCACGCTGGAGGAAGGCTTCCTGCTGGAGCAGAGCGGCTGGAAGGGCGAGCGTGGCACGGCGATGGCGCAGGACTCCGCGACGCGAGGCTTCTACACGGAGCTGGCGCGGGACTCGGCCTACCGGGGGAAGCTGGCGCTGTACTTCCTGCGGCTGGGGGGCAAGCCGGTGGCCTTCCACTACGGCCTGGAGCACGGGGGGCGCTACTTCCTGCTGAAGCCGGGCTACGACGAGGTGCTGCGCGAGTGCAGCCCGGGCCAGCTCCTCATGGAGGAGGTGGTGGGGAGCTGCATCGACCGCGGGCTTCGCGAGTTCGACTTCCTGGGGCCGGACATGGTGTGGAAGCGGGACTGGACGGACCAGGCCCGGCGCCACACCTGGTTGTATGTCTTCAACGACTCCGCGTTCGGCCGGGCCCTGTGCGCGGCCAAGTTCCGGTGGAGTCCGGTGGTGAAAGAGGCGGTGGCGAGATGGAAGCGGTGA
- a CDS encoding gluconeogenesis factor YvcK family protein — translation MVGMDLDSPLPESWEEARARRERDADRNELLQSQLERPTRIVAIGGGTGLPMVLRGLARRAAPKPGDPGVEITAVVAMSDDGGSSGRLRRQHGALPPGDIRNCLVALAGGQNALKEVFQFRFGGARGLAGHAVGNLLIAALAELKGDFLEAVRMSGELLGARGRVLPCTLQSVQLVAQMHDDTEVIGERNICRAQGRVRRVSLSPRSPPPVEGLLEALYTADLVTIGPGSLYSSLLPNLLVDGVAQALRESRALKVMVANLMSQPGETDGMSCLDHVQAVRNHVGPVLDAVLVNGTEPSPEATRRYGRRGSFAVCVDTRELIAAGVVPVRADLLKSGSRIRHDSRKVAACLLKMARSGL, via the coding sequence ATGGTGGGGATGGACTTGGATTCGCCGCTCCCGGAGTCGTGGGAGGAAGCGCGAGCCCGGCGGGAGCGGGACGCGGACCGCAACGAGCTGCTGCAATCACAGCTGGAGCGGCCCACCCGGATTGTCGCCATTGGCGGGGGGACGGGGCTGCCCATGGTGCTCCGGGGCCTGGCGCGCCGCGCGGCGCCGAAGCCGGGGGACCCCGGGGTGGAGATCACCGCCGTCGTGGCGATGAGCGACGACGGGGGCAGCTCCGGTCGCCTGCGGCGTCAGCACGGGGCGCTGCCTCCAGGAGACATCCGCAACTGTCTGGTGGCGCTCGCGGGGGGACAGAACGCGCTGAAGGAAGTGTTTCAGTTCCGCTTCGGCGGGGCGCGGGGGCTGGCCGGGCACGCGGTGGGCAACCTGCTCATCGCCGCGCTGGCGGAGCTCAAGGGCGACTTCCTGGAGGCGGTGCGCATGTCCGGGGAGCTGCTGGGCGCGCGCGGGCGGGTGCTGCCGTGCACGCTGCAGTCGGTGCAGTTGGTGGCGCAGATGCACGACGACACGGAGGTCATCGGCGAGCGCAACATCTGCCGGGCGCAGGGGCGGGTGCGGCGTGTGTCGTTGAGTCCTCGCTCTCCGCCTCCGGTGGAGGGATTGCTGGAAGCTTTGTACACGGCGGACCTGGTGACCATTGGACCTGGGTCGCTGTACTCCAGTCTTCTGCCCAACCTGCTGGTGGATGGGGTGGCCCAGGCGCTGAGGGAGTCTCGGGCCTTGAAGGTCATGGTGGCGAACTTGATGTCCCAGCCGGGCGAGACGGACGGGATGTCGTGTCTGGACCATGTGCAAGCTGTTCGGAACCATGTGGGGCCGGTGCTGGACGCGGTGCTGGTGAATGGCACGGAGCCGTCGCCGGAAGCCACGCGGCGTTATGGCAGACGTGGCTCGTTCGCGGTGTGTGTTGACACTCGAGAGCTGATTGCGGCCGGAGTGGTTCCCGTGCGGGCGGATCTCCTCAAGAGCGGGTCCAGGATCCGACACGACAGTCGCAAGGTCGCCGCCTGTCTATTGAAGATGGCTCGCAGCGGCTTGTAG